In the genome of Candidatus Acidiferrales bacterium, the window TTGGCCACTGCCAGCGCGATGCGAGAAAAAGGCAGGAGTCCGACTTCGGCCATCGCACCTCCTGCTTCGATAGCAAACAACAATGGACCAGCGCCGAATATCTCGAATTTTCATCGCCGTAGCGAGGATGTCAACAGAGCCTTTTCTTGTCTAGTCTCTAACCTCCAGCCTCCAGCTTCCAGAATCCTGCTATCATCTGGCCGTGCCTTCTCGCGCAAAAATTCTCTCTAGCCGCACTGTTTTCCGCGGCCCGGTCTTCGACGTCCGCCACGACCGCGTTCTCGAACCTGGTGGCATTCACGCCGAACGCGACCTCGTCGTCCACAACGGCTCCGTCGTCGTTCTTCCCGTCCTCGACAACGGCCGGATCATTCTCGTGCGCCAGTATCGTCACTCCGTCGGCGATTTTCTCTGGGAACTCGTCGCCGGCCGCATCGAGCCGCGCGAATCTCCTCTGCCCGGCGCCAAGCGCGAGCTTCTCGAGGAGACCGGCTACACCGCGCGCCGCTGGCAGAAAATTCTCGACGTCTATCCCACTCCCGGATTCGTCAGCGAAGGCATGGTTGTTTTCGTCGCGCGCGGCCTTCGTGCTGGCGATGCCCAGCCGGAAGACGACGAACGCATCACCGTCCGCGCTTTTTCGCCTCGCGAACTCGATCGCTGGATTCGCTCGGGCAAACTCCGCGACGCCAAATCCATCGCCGGCATCCTTTAT includes:
- a CDS encoding NUDIX hydrolase — protein: MPSRAKILSSRTVFRGPVFDVRHDRVLEPGGIHAERDLVVHNGSVVVLPVLDNGRIILVRQYRHSVGDFLWELVAGRIEPRESPLPGAKRELLEETGYTARRWQKILDVYPTPGFVSEGMVVFVARGLRAGDAQPEDDERITVRAFSPRELDRWIRSGKLRDAKSIAGILYYFRFCIAHAKPRAKKIRSR